Part of the Patescibacteria group bacterium genome is shown below.
TCTACTGATGGAAAGTATTATAAAACCGACACAGCCGACGTAGAAACAATTTTGCGCCTTATTCAATCAGTTCCGAGTAAAAAAGCTGAACCGATAAAATTATGGCTGGCGCGCGTGGGTTATGAAAGAATACAAGAAACCGTTGATCCGGAAAAATCAATCAATCGGGGCAGAATGAATTGGCAAAGAATGGGCCGAAGCCAAAAATGGATACAGCAAAGAATGATGGGGCAGGAAATCAGAAATAAATTGACGGATTATTGGAAAAATAACGAAGTCAAAGAGCAGGACGAATACGCTATTTTGACAAATATTATTCATCAAGAATGGATCGATTTGTCGGTTAAGGATCATAAGAATTTAAAAAAATTGAAAACAGAAAATTTGCGCGATCATATGACGGATGCGGAATTGGTTTTTTCGGCCTTGGCGGAACTTTCCACACGTGAAATCGCCGAAACAATGAAAACAAAAGGCTTGGAAGAAAATAAAATTCCGGCGGTTAAGGGAGGCCGCATTGCCAAAAATGCGCGATTGGAATTGGAACAGAAAACCGGCAAAAGTGTTGTCAGCAGAGAAAATTTTTTACAATCTCCAAAAAATGGAAAAAAATTAATTAAAAAATAATTATAGCTTGATTTTAATTTGCTTTTTTATTAACTTTAAATAAAAATTATGAGACCGACAAAAAATGAATACTATTTAATGATTGCCGAGAGAGTAAAAAATCGTGGCACTTGTCTTCGCGCTAAAATTGGAGCGATTATTGTCAGAGATGATCAA
Proteins encoded:
- a CDS encoding BRO family protein, encoding MINNKQITIFEGQKIRRLWDEKKEKWYFSVIDIMAVLTEQPDFKKAQSYWTTLKNRLKQEGNESVTKCDKLKLQSTDGKYYKTDTADVETILRLIQSVPSKKAEPIKLWLARVGYERIQETVDPEKSINRGRMNWQRMGRSQKWIQQRMMGQEIRNKLTDYWKNNEVKEQDEYAILTNIIHQEWIDLSVKDHKNLKKLKTENLRDHMTDAELVFSALAELSTREIAETMKTKGLEENKIPAVKGGRIAKNARLELEQKTGKSVVSRENFLQSPKNGKKLIKK